A genomic segment from Lates calcarifer isolate ASB-BC8 linkage group LG13, TLL_Latcal_v3, whole genome shotgun sequence encodes:
- the LOC108874880 gene encoding GTPase IMAP family member 2, giving the protein MSELRVVLLGNSWSQRSSVGNFILGKTEFNTEEEADCCQRVRGQVEEKEIVLINTPDLLLPDISEHKLTEHVETCVRLCDPGPHVFLLVLQPEDFTEEQKERLCRVLQLFSDQSFDHSLVLISTPREERAGFMQQYRQHPPLKHMIRECRYRYLWRKDLELPELLTRLGQIVAENNGEHLALSSPGPSVD; this is encoded by the exons A tgtcaGAGCTGAGGGTTGTTCTGCTGGGGAACAGCTGGTCTCAGAGGAGTTCAGTGGGGAACTTCATACTGGGAAAGACTGAGTtcaacacagaggaagaagcagactgctgtcagagagtcagaggacaggtggaggagaaagaaatagTTCTCATCAACACCCCAGATCTGCTGCTTCCTGACATCTctgaacacaaactgacagaacaTGTAGAAACCTGTGTGAGACTCTGTGATCCTGGACCTCATGTGTTCCTGCTGGTTCTACAGCCTGAAGACTTCACTGAGGAACAGAAGGAGAGGCTCTGCAGAGTCCTTCAACTCTTCAGTGATCAATCATTTGATCATTCACTGGTTCTGATATCAACacccagagaggagagggcaggCTTCATGCAGCAGTACAGGCAGCATCCACCATTAAAACACATGATCAGAGAATGCAGATACAGATATCTGTGGAGGAAGGATCTTGAACTTCCAGAGCTGTTAACACGGTTGGGTCAGATTGTGGCAGAGAACAATGGAGAACATCTGGCTTTGAGTTCACCAGGACCATCAGTGGACTGA